From one Dermacentor variabilis isolate Ectoservices chromosome 3, ASM5094787v1, whole genome shotgun sequence genomic stretch:
- the Sbds gene encoding SBDS ribosome maturation factor yields the protein MSIFTPTNQIRLTNVAVVRMKKGGKRFEIACYKNKVLAWRNNVEKDIDEVLQMHTVYTNVTKGQAAKKEDLVKCFGSEDQTKICKEILAKGELQVSEKERHCQLESNYRDIATMVADMCINPETKRPYPVTIVEKSMKEAHFSVRPNKSTKQQALEAIRQLKDVIPLQRSQMKLRVVVPQGKAVRSRLEALASSVEMSTVLGDTGTLEMVFLTDPGNFRQVDELVSKESKGRGQVEVISLKEIQEGDELLE from the exons ATGTCGATATTTACGCCGACTAACCAGATACGGTTGACCAACGTTGCCGTAGTGCGCATGAAGAAAGGTGGCAAGCGCTTCGAGATCGCCTGCTACAAGAACAAGGTTTTGGCTTGGAGGAACAACGT ggaGAAGGACATTGATGAAGTCCTTCAAATGCACACAGTGTACACAAATGTCACCAAGGGCCAGGCTGCCAAGAAGGAGGACCTTGTGAAGTGTTTCGGTTCAGAAGACCAGACCAAGATCTGCAAAGAG ATCCTGGCCAAGGGTGAGCTGCAGGTGTCAGAGAAGGAGCGACACTGCCAGCTGGAGTCGAACTACCGAGACATCGCCACCATGGTGGCCGACATGTGCATCAACCCGGAGACCAAGAGGCCCTACCCCGTCACCATTGTCGAGAAGTCCATGAAGGAGGCGCACTTCTCGGTGCGGCCCAACAAGAGCACCAAGCAGCAG GCACTGGAAGCAATCCGTCAGCTGAAAGATGTCATACCCCTGCAACGGTCACAGATGAAGCTGCGTGTTGTGGTGCCCCAGGGCAAGGCCGTGCGGTCACGGCTGGAGGCGCTCGCGTCCTCTGTCGAGATGTCCACCGTTCTTGGTGACACTGGCACCCTTGAGATG GTGTTCCTGACAGACCCAGGCAACTTCCGGCAAGTGGACGAGCTTGTGAGCAAGGAGAGCAAAGGTCGTGGTCAGGTGGAGGTCATCAGCCTCAAGGAGATCCAGGAAGGAGATGAGCTGCTCGAGTGA
- the GluProRS gene encoding glutamyl-prolyl-tRNA synthetase gives MQLKLSCSKTEPLVGALITAAYVKPAVLVNVDWDSSTSSTCLELDGGKSFGSSALISRYLARAAPDGQLYGNTVLERTEVDHWIEFAAARLSRAADAGFAHALGCLDKALGSVTYLVGRAVTLADILVWEALYGNPAWHTALEAQRCPQNVSRWYRFIAEQPNVKDVVASLPADVAARKQPKVATAAADASRISKEEGKFVDLPGAEMGKVVVRFPPEASGYLHVGHAKAALLNQYYQQAFKGKLIMRFDDTNPEKEKEDFEKVILDDVKKLEITPDRFTFTSDYFELLLQKCEELLMKGLAYVDDTDAETMKAEREQRVESKNRANTVEQNLKLWEEMKKGSERGLKCCVRAKIDMNSNNGCMRDPALYRCKIMDHPRTGGKYKVYPTYDFACPIVDSIEGVTHALRTTEYHDRDEQFFWVLDSLGMRKPHIYEYSRLNMMNTVLSKRKLTWFVENKIVDSWDDPRMPTVRGVLRRGMTVEGLKQFIIAQGSSRSVVMMDWDKIWAFNKKVIDPVAPRHTAVEKQDVVVVDVPGLKEERLQVVVHPKNPALGQREVVVAPQLLIDQVDAQVMKAGDNVTFIGLGNLKIKSVAKDAEGKVSKVIAEPNLDDKNYKNTLKVTWLAKTPSAPLVPCKCVYFDHILSKQVLGKDDDFKDFVRKDTRLEVPMLGDPLLANLKKCDIVQIQRKGFFICDQPYDPEAARHTSVEGPLVLFYIPDGTQSTSTLPEVVQKFYDARESLKEQQQRTKGKAFEKSPVEDSKPVVAQSGQLEELESRIQDVGNEVRQLKASKAQKPEIDAKVQVLLSLKAEFKKLSGKDWQPNLAAPAAKQGNPHNAPAVQNSASVSDLDRSIQAQGDKVRKLKAEKASKEALEPEIKELLRLKAEYKAATGSEWKPGNPTVPPASGTGDISAAMGGAQELDKKIQAQGDKIRALKASKAAKDAIDPEVKTLLQLKADYKAATGQEWKPAVAEQSSSSSTKLSSQEKQKDQGDKSKKADKPKQAEKAKKPVTKESTPTPQDGPKKVTRLGLEAKKEENLPDWYSQVITKAEMIEYYDVSGCYILRPWAYSIWENIKEFLDSRIKVIGVQNCYFPMFVSAQALEREKTHVADFAPEVAWVTKSGNSDLAEPIAIRPTSETVMYPSYAKWIQSHRDLPLQLNQWCNIVRWEFKHPQPFLRTREFLWQEGHSAFASREEAVEEVYKILDIYTAVYEELLAIPVVRGRKTEKEKFAGADFTTTVEGYVPASGRGIQGATSHHLGQNFSKMFEIQFEDPETREKKFAFQNSWGLTTRTIGVLVMVHADNQGLVLPPRVASYQIVIVPCGITAAMTEEQKAALIKFCQDFESTLSKEGVRCKGDYRDNYSPGWKFNHWELKGVPVRVEIGPRDMQQNQFVAVRRDTGEKITYSAATAVKDIKALLETIQKSMYDRAKADQVKFQAVTKSWDVFLQKLEQKCVIMAPFCGDMDCEDEIKKNSAKDSVEAEPGAPAMGAKSLCIPFDQPAKVEEGDKCVNPGCTRKPAFYTMFGRSY, from the exons ATGCAGCTCAAGCTAAGCTGCAGCAAAACAGAGCCCCTCGTGGGTGCCCTGATCACTGCCGCGTACGTCAAGCCGGCCGTCCTCGTCAACGTGGACTGGGACAGCAGTACAAGTAGTACGTGCTTGGAGCTCGACGGCGGCAAGTCGTTCGGATCGTCGGCGCTCATCTCGCGCTACCTGGCCCGTGCGGCTCCAGACGGCCAGCTGTACGGCAACACTGTTCTCGAGCGCACTGAGGTCGACCACTGGATCGAATTCGCAGCCGCGCGCTTGTCCCGCGCTGCCGATGCCGGTTTCGCCCATGCGCTAGGATGCCTCGACAAGGCTCTCGGTTCGGTCACCTACCTCGTGGGTCGGGCGGTCACGCTAGCCGACATCCTCGTCTGGGAGGCTCTCTACGGGAACCCGGCGTGGCACACGGCGCTGGAAGCGCAGAGATGCCCGCAGAATGTCTCCCGCTGGTACCGGTTCATCGCGGAGCAGCCCAACGTGAAAGACGTCGTCGCCAGCCTGCCGGCCGATGTCGCCGCGCGCAAGCAACCCAAGGTGGCGACGGCTGCTGCGGACGCCAGTAGGATCAGCAAGGAGGAAGGCAAGTTCGTCGATCTCCCCGGAGCCGAGATGGGCAAAGTGGTGGTCCGCTTCCCTCCCGAGGCGAGCGGCTACCTGCACGTGGGTCACGCCAAGGCGGCCCTACTTAACCAGTACTACCAGCAGGCCTTCAAGGGCAAGCTCATCATGCGTTTCGACGACACCAATCCCGAGAAGGAGAAGGAGGACTTCGAGAAAGTGATCCTGGACGACGTCAAGAAGCTCGAGATCACTCCCGATCGCTTCACGTTCACGTCGGACTATTTCGAGCTCTTGCTCCAGAAGTGCGAGGAGCTGCTCATGAAGGGCCTTGCCTACGTCGATGACACCGACGCGGAGACGATGaaggccgagcgtgagcagaggGTCGAGTCGAAGAACAGGGCCAATACAGTCGAGCAGAACCTAAAGCTCTGGGAGGAAATGAAGAAAGGCAGCGAGCGTGGGCTCAAGTGCTGCGTCAGGGCCAAGATCGACATGAATTCAAACAACGGTTGCATGAGGGACCCTGCCTTATATCGGTGCAAAATCATGGACCATCCACGGACAGGTGGCAAGTACAAGGTATACCCCACGTATGACTTTGCGTGCCCTATCGTCGACAGCATCGAGGGCGTGACGCATGCTCTAAGGACTACCGAGTACCATGACAGAGATGAGCAGTTCTTCTGGGTTCTCGACAGTCTAGGTATGAGGAAGCCACACATCTACGAATACTCCAGGCTCAACATGATGAACACAGTGCTCTCAAAGAGAAAGCTTACGTGGTTTGTTGAAAACAAGATTGTGGACAGCTGGGATGATCCGCGCATGCCCACTGTTCGTGGAGTTCTTCGCAGAGGCATGACCGTAGAAGGTCTGAAACAGTTCATTATTGCTCAAGGGTCATCTAGGTCTGTTGTGATGATGGACTGGGACAAAATCTGGGCATTCAACAAGAAGGTGATTGACCCGGTGGCTCCTCGGCATACAGCTGTGGAGAAACAAGATGTTGTTGTAGTTGACGTTCCAGGTTTGAAAGAAGAGCGGCTTCAGGTTGTAGTTCACCCAAAGAACCCAGCTCTTGGACAGCGTGAAGTTGTTGTGGCACCGCAGTTGCTCATTGACCAGGTTGATGCTCAGGTCATGAAGGCTGGTGATAACGTCACCTTCATTGGACTTGGCAACTTGAAAATCAAAAGTGTAGCCAAGGATGCCGAGGGCAAAGTAAGCAAGGTTATAGCAGAGCCAAATCTTGATGACAAGAACTATAAAAACACACTCAAGGTCACATGGCTTGCAAAGACACCTTCAGCACCATTGGTGCCCTGCAAGTGTGTTTACTTTGACCACATtctttcaaagcaagtgttaGGCAAAGATGATGACTTCAAAGATTTTGTGAGAAAAGACACCCGCCTTGAGGTGCCAATGCTGGGTGATCCTCTTCTAGCGAACCTTAAGAAATGCGACATCGTTCAGATCCAAAGGAAAGGATTTTTCATCTGCGACCAGCCGTACGATCCAGAAGCGGCACGACACACCAGTGTGGAGGGACCCTTAGTGCTTTTCTACATTCCCGACGGAACACAGTCAACGTCAACACTTCCAGAAGTGGTCCAGAAGTTTTACGATGCACGAGAGAGCCTGAAAGAACAGCAGCAACGAACCAAGGGCAAAGCATTCGAGAAGTCTCCTGTCGAAGACAGCAAACCTGTGGTCGCGCAGTCTGGACAGTTGGAGGAACTGGAAAGCAGGATACAGGATGTTGGAAATGAAGTCAGGCAGCTAAAGGCGAGCAAAGCACAGAAGCCAGAAATAGACGCTAAAGTTCAGGTGCTGCTCTCGTTAAAAGCCGAATTCAAGAAGCTTAGTGGTAAGGACTGGCAGCCAAACTTGGCAGCACCTGCTGCGAAACAAGGTAACCCACACAATGCCCCTGCTGTGCAAAACTCTGCTTCTGTCAGTGACCTGGACAGAAGCATCCAAGCACAGGGAGACAAAGTCAGGAAGTTGAAGGCAGAAAAAGCGTCGAAGGAGGCACTGGAGCCTGAGATAAAGGAGTTGCTGAGGCTGAAGGCAGAGTACAAGGCCGCCACTGGAAGCGAATGGAAGCCTGGCAACCCCACCGTGCCACCTGCTTCCGGCACGGGTGACATTTCAGCAGCGATGGGAGGTGCGCAGGAACTGGACAAAAAAATTCAAGCACAAGGAGACAAGATTAGGGCCCTCAAGGCTAGCAAGGCTGCCAAAGATGCCATTGACCCTGAGGTAAAGACCCTGCTCCAGTTGAAGGCAGATTACAAGGCCGCTACAGGCCAGGAGTGGAAGCCAGCAGTAGCGGAGCAGTCGTCAAGTAGCAGCACGAAATTGTCATCCCAGGAAAAGCAAAAGGATCAAGGTGACAAAAGTAAAAAAGCAGACAAGCCTAAGCAAGCAGAAAAGGCCAAGAAACCGGTGACGAAGGAGAGCACTCCCACTCCACAGGACGGTCCCAAGAAGGTCACTCGTCTTGGACTGGAAGCCAAGAAGGAAGAGAACCTTCCAGACTGGTACTCACAG GTCATCACAAAGGCCGAAATGATAGAGTACTACGACGTGAGCGGCTGCTACATCCTGCGCCCATGGGCCTACAGCATCTGGGAGAACATCAAGGAGTTCCTCGACTCGAGGATCAAGGTCATCGGCGTGCAGAACTGTTACTTCCCCATGTTCGTGTCGGCTCAGGCCCTGGAGCGGGAGAAAACGCACGTGGCGGACTTCGCCCCCGAGGTCGCCTGGGTCACCAAGTCCGGCAACAGCGACCTGGCCGAACCCATCGCCATCCGGCCGACGAGCGAGACGGTCATGTACCCGTCGTACGCCAAGTGGATCCAGTCGCACCGCGACCTGCCGCTCCAGCTGAACCAGTGGTGCAACATCGTGCGCTGGGAGTTCAAACACCCGCAGCCGTTCCTGCGAACCAGGGAGTTCCTCTGGCAGGAGGGCCACTCGGCGTTCGCGAGCAGGGAGGAGGCCGTAGAGGAGGTCTACAAGATCCTCGACATCTACACGGCCGTCTACGAAGAGCTGCTCGCGATTCCGGTGGTACGAGGCCGCAAGACCGAGAAGGAGAAGTTCGCTGGCGCCGACTTCACGACGACCGTGGAGGGCTACGTGCCGGCGAGCGGTCGCGGCATCCAGGGCGCCACGTCGCACCACCTGGGCCAGAACTTCAGCAAGATGTTCGAAATCCAATTCGAGGACCCGGAGACGCGCGAGAAGAAGTTCGCGTTCCAGAACTCGTGGGGTCTGACCACGAGGACGATAGGCGTGCTCGTGATGGTGCACGCGGACAACCAGGGACTGGTGCTGCCTCCCCGCGTGGCCAGCTACCAGATCGTTATCGTGCCGTGCGGCATCACGGCCGCCATGACGGAGGAACAGAAGGCGGCGCTCATCAAGTTCTGCCAGGATTTCGAGTCCACGCTCAGCAAGGAGGGCGTCCGCTGCAAGGGCGACTACCGGGACAACTACTCGCCGGGATGGAAGTTCAACCACTGGGAGCTCAAGGGAGTTCCCGTCAGGGTGGAGATCGGTCCGCGCGATATGCAGCAGAACCAGTTCGTGGCCGTGCGGAGGGACACGGGTGAGAAGATCACCTACAGCGCTGCGACCGCGGTCAAGGACATCAAGGCCCTGCTGGAGACCATCCAGAAGTCGATGTACGATAGGGCCAAGGCGGACCAGGTCAAGTTCCAGGCGGTCACCAAGAGCTGGGACGTGTTTCTGCAGAAGCTGGAGCAGAAGTGCGTCATCATGGCCCCCTTCTGTGGCGACATGGACTGCGAGGACGAGATCAAGAAGAACAGCGCCAAGGACAGCGTAGAGGCGGAGCCCGGGGCACCGGCCATGGGTGCCAAGAGCCTGTGCATCCCGTTCGACCAGCCGGCTAAGGTCGAGGAGGGAGACAAGTGCGTCAACCCCGGGTGCACGAGAAAACCCGCGTTTTACACAATGTTCGGACGAAGCTATTGA